A single region of the Octopus bimaculoides isolate UCB-OBI-ISO-001 chromosome 6, ASM119413v2, whole genome shotgun sequence genome encodes:
- the LOC106880741 gene encoding WW domain-binding protein 11, with product MGRRSINTTKSGKYMNPTDQARKEARKRELKKNKKQRMLVRQAVLKGKDPTKILQEMEIIDKMEYDPTQPPKLNEKVLKDKRKKLKETFLRILKLYDKENPEYALELRRAESEYDKKRIQLQIYFEQVKNAERVQLDQIPLPDLPLEYTIPSMIPLPNEMPPLGAIPAPNQKQPVGILKKPSLFVPKTGDGKIIDMKLYIEKSPPGPPPGSPPPLTDSEDEEYDPEKDIHEIIGNVEVEEQAAEVVQNVPEPVGEPPAAKIRKIRFADDKAKAAPEETEKEFKYQFAKKIRKNVTPLQAMMLRMAGQQAPDVQEEDEDEEKDEESDSKDSKEKESKSREQNSSDSEEDDSKDVTEEDENTNAEQKNLSDEEDNAKQNSDTGTQDNKSGPIMSMAPVVPTATDIPSHPNKLIPPGPPPGLPPGGPPGVPPGVPPGVPPGPPPGAPVFMRPPPLRPPAGTMPRLLPPGPPPGRPAGLPPGPPPGLPPNLRGLPPRLPQGPPGVVPPRLIRPPGALPSIPPPGLPPPPGVTGLGPLNASVLSAPPSIVKPPLKSSEDNVKSGSSATIEAKPQIKNLLADVTRFTPTALKVKRGIRDARGRVKIINPNLTAKEEEKRPSGMQNKPTPTVTQTKTKDDVYEEFMKEMKNLL from the exons ATGGGACGCAGATCTATAAACACCACTAAAAGTGGGAAGTATATGAACCCCACTGATCAAGCCA GAAAAGAGGCAAGAAAAAGGGAGTTAAAAAAA AACAAAAAGCAGCGTATGCTTGTACGCCAAGCTGTGCTGAAAGGAAAAGACCCTACCAAAATATTACAAGAGATGGAGATAATCGACAAAATGG aatatgATCCAACCCAACCGCCCAAACTAAATGAGAAAGTCTTGAAAGACAAACGGAAGAAACTTAAAGAAACTTTCCTGCGAATTCTAAAGCTCTAT GATAAAGAAAATCCTGAGTATGCATTAGAACTAAGGCGAGCAGAGTCTGAGTATGATAAGAAGAGGATCCAGTTACAGATATACTTTG aaCAAGTGAAGAATGCTGAACGTGTACAACTGGATCAGATTCCTCTGCCTGACTTACCCTTGGAATACACCA TTCCTTCTATGATTCCTTTACCAAATGAAATGCCTCCTCTTGGTGCAATACCAGCTCCAAACCAGAAACAACCTGTAGGCATTCTTAAAAAACCATCCTTGTTTGT tcCTAAAACTGGTGATGGTAAAATCATTGATATGAAACTGTACATAGAAAAATCACCTCCAGGACCTCCACCTGGCTCACCTCCTCCTCTTACTGACAGTGAAGATGAAGAGTATGATCCTGAAAAAG ATATTCATGAAATCATTGGTAATGTAGAGGTTGAGGAACAAGCAGCTGAAGTTGTACAAAATGTTCCTGAGCCTGTTGGAGAACCACCTGCTG CTAAAATTAGAAAAATCCGTTTTGCTGACGACAAGGCAAAGGCAGCGCCTGAGGAAACTGAAAAAGAGTTTAAGTATCAGTTTGCAAAGAAAATCCGTAAGAATGTCACACCTCTACAAGCGATGATGTTGCGTATGGCTGGACAACAGGCCCCTGATGTACAGGAAGAGGATGAAGAcgaagagaaagatgaagagagtgaCAGTAAAGACAGcaaggagaaagagagtaaatCAAGAGAGCAGAACAGTTCTGATAGTGAAGAGGATGACTCTAAGGATGTCACTGAAGAGGATGAAAATACAAATGCTGAACAGAAAAAT CTCTCAGATGAAGAAGACAATGCTAAGCAGAATTCCGATACAGGCACTCAAGATAATAAATCTGGACCAATTATGTCGATGGCACCTGTAGTACCAACAGCAACAGACATCCCTTCACATCCTAATAAGCTGATTCCTCCAGGTCCACCTCCAGGACTACCTCCTGGAGGACCACCAGGGGTTCCACCAGGGGTTCCACCAGGGGTTCCACCAG gtcCACCACCTGGAGCACCAGTATTTATGAGACCTCCACCTCTGCGGCCTCCAGCTGGCACTATGCCGCGTCTCTTACCACCAGGTCCACCACCAGGAAGACCTGCTGGTTTACCTCCTGGTCCACCACCTGGCCTACCACCTAATCTGCGTGGTTTACCTCCCAGATTGCCCCAAGGACCACCTG GTGTTGTTCCACCCCGACTCATACGACCTCCTGGAGCATTACCAAGCATCCCACCTCCTGGCCTGCCTCCTCCGCCTGGTGTGACTGGGCTCGGTCCACTAAATGCCAGTGTGTTGAGTGCCCCTCCAAGCATTGTGAAACCTCCATTAAAATCCAGTGAGGACAATGTGAAATCTGGCAGCAGTGCCACTATTGAAGCCAAGCCCCAGATCAAGAACCTCCTGGCTGATGTGACACGATTCACTCCAACAGCTCTAAAAGTAAAGAGGGGTATTCGTGATGCTAGAGGTCGTGTAAAGATAATCA atccTAATCTGACagcaaaggaagaagaaaagagaccTTCCGGAATGCAGAATAAACCCACACCCACAGTGACACAGACGAAAACTAAGGATGATGTTTATGAAGAgtttatgaaagaaatgaaaaaccttTTGTAA